One stretch of Scyliorhinus canicula chromosome 7, sScyCan1.1, whole genome shotgun sequence DNA includes these proteins:
- the LOC119969712 gene encoding pyruvate dehydrogenase [acetyl-transferring]-phosphatase 1, mitochondrial-like isoform X2 — MLGVSGMTVCIRHVGKSRGTYSSACAPSNHFAQRISASHLCNGSFVKTLPGWRNPQRPGTPQFVRSYKAQPQSYQLTLPQVNSILKTNEYSFKVPEFDGKNISSVLGFDSNQLASNVPIEDRRSAATCLQSRGMLLGVFDGHAGCACAQAVSERLMYYIAVSLLPRKTLIEIEDAIENERPVLPILQWHKHPNDYVSREAGRLYFTSLRTYWQEHIDLGVEEKIDTSAALKRAFKRLDNDISLEAQIGAGNPFTNYTALRVALSGSTACIAHINGTDLHVANVGDSRAVLGVQNLDGSWSAVTLSTDHNAQNLDEMERVRSEHPPWEEKTVVRHDRLLGLLMPFRAFGDMKFKWSIELQKRVLESRPELLTADEFSKSFPANYHTPPYLTAEPEVSHYKLRPQDKFLILATDGLWDVMHRQNVVQIVGEHLTSLRSQQPISASGYKLWQVLVLLSLPEEKRCQRAGIPGSSRMLSSEQKVGFC, encoded by the exons ATGTTGGGAGTGAGTGGCATGACAGTTTGTATTCGCCATGTTGGGAAGTCCAGAGGAACCTACAGTTCAGCCTGTGCACCAAGCAACCACTTTGCTCAGCGAATCAGCGCCTCGCATCTTTGCAATGGAAGCTTTGTCAAGACCCTGCCAGGATGGCGCAATCCCCAGAGACCGGGCACACCTCAGTTTGTCAGAAGCTACAAAGCCCAACCTCAGTCCTACCAGCTCACACTGCCACAGGTCAATAGCATCCTAAAAACCAATGAATACAGCTTTAAAGTGCCAGAGTTTGATGGCAAAAACATCAGTTCGGTGCTGGGCTTTGACAGCAATCAGTTAGCTTCTAATGTCCCCATCGAGGACAGGCGCAGCGCAGCCACCTGCCTGCAGAGTCGTGGCATGctgctgggggtgtttgatgggcatGCTGGCTGTGCCTGTGCTCAGGCAGTGAGTGAAAGGTTAATGTATTATATTGCTGTGTCCTTGCTGCCCCGGAAGACATTAATCGAGATAGAAGATGCAATAGAAAATGAGAGACCAGTGTTGCCAATTTTGCAATGGCACAAGCACCCCAATGATTATGTGAGCAGGGAAGCAGGAAGGCTCTACTTCACCAGTTTAAGGACGTACTGGCAGGAACACATTGATCTGGGGGTTGAAGAGAAGATAGATACTAGTGCTGCTTTGAAACGTGCCTTCAAACGATTGGACAATGACATCTCGCTGGAGGCTCAGATCGGCGCTGGCAATCCGTTCACCAATTACACAGCACTCCGGGTAGCCCTGTCTGGATCCACAGCTTGCATTGCACACATTAATGGCACAGACTTGCACGTGGCAAATGTTGGTGATAGCAGGGCAGTACTGGGAGTCCAGAACCTGGATGGCTCTTGGTCGGCTGTGACACTGAGCACTGATCATAATGCGCAGAACCTTGACGAAATGGAGAGGGTGCGGTCGGAGCACCCCCCGTGGGAGGAGAAGACGGTAGTCCGGCACGATCGCCTGCTGGGCCTCCTGATGCCTTTTAGGGCGTTTGGAGACATGAAGTTCAAGTGGAGCATCGAGCTCCAGAAGAGAGTGCTGGAGAGCCGGCCAGAGCTGCTGACAGCCGATGAATTCTCGAAAAGCTTCCCTGCCAATTACCACACTCCGCCTTATCTGACTGCCGAGCCCGAAGTCAGTCATTACAAGCTGCGGCCCCAAGACAAGTTTCTGATCCTGGCCACTGATGGCCTATGGGATGTCATGCACCGGCAAAATGTGGTGCAGATCGTAGGGGAGCACCTCACCAGCTTACGCTCACAGCAGCCCATCTCTGCCAGTGGTTACAAG TTGTGGCAGGTGTTAGTTCTCCTGAGCTTGCCAGAGGAGAAGAGGTGCCAGCGGGCCGGAATCCCTGGGTCAAGCCGGATGCTATCAAGTGAACAGAAGGTGGGCTTCTGCTGA
- the LOC119969712 gene encoding pyruvate dehydrogenase [acetyl-transferring]-phosphatase 1, mitochondrial-like isoform X1, producing the protein MLGVSGMTVCIRHVGKSRGTYSSACAPSNHFAQRISASHLCNGSFVKTLPGWRNPQRPGTPQFVRSYKAQPQSYQLTLPQVNSILKTNEYSFKVPEFDGKNISSVLGFDSNQLASNVPIEDRRSAATCLQSRGMLLGVFDGHAGCACAQAVSERLMYYIAVSLLPRKTLIEIEDAIENERPVLPILQWHKHPNDYVSREAGRLYFTSLRTYWQEHIDLGVEEKIDTSAALKRAFKRLDNDISLEAQIGAGNPFTNYTALRVALSGSTACIAHINGTDLHVANVGDSRAVLGVQNLDGSWSAVTLSTDHNAQNLDEMERVRSEHPPWEEKTVVRHDRLLGLLMPFRAFGDMKFKWSIELQKRVLESRPELLTADEFSKSFPANYHTPPYLTAEPEVSHYKLRPQDKFLILATDGLWDVMHRQNVVQIVGEHLTSLRSQQPISASGYKVTVGQMHSLLLERKARVSSAFTDQNSATHLIRHALGSNEFGSIEHGRLSRMLSLPEDLARMYRDDMTVVVVQLNSRLIGAYEKAEASAN; encoded by the coding sequence ATGTTGGGAGTGAGTGGCATGACAGTTTGTATTCGCCATGTTGGGAAGTCCAGAGGAACCTACAGTTCAGCCTGTGCACCAAGCAACCACTTTGCTCAGCGAATCAGCGCCTCGCATCTTTGCAATGGAAGCTTTGTCAAGACCCTGCCAGGATGGCGCAATCCCCAGAGACCGGGCACACCTCAGTTTGTCAGAAGCTACAAAGCCCAACCTCAGTCCTACCAGCTCACACTGCCACAGGTCAATAGCATCCTAAAAACCAATGAATACAGCTTTAAAGTGCCAGAGTTTGATGGCAAAAACATCAGTTCGGTGCTGGGCTTTGACAGCAATCAGTTAGCTTCTAATGTCCCCATCGAGGACAGGCGCAGCGCAGCCACCTGCCTGCAGAGTCGTGGCATGctgctgggggtgtttgatgggcatGCTGGCTGTGCCTGTGCTCAGGCAGTGAGTGAAAGGTTAATGTATTATATTGCTGTGTCCTTGCTGCCCCGGAAGACATTAATCGAGATAGAAGATGCAATAGAAAATGAGAGACCAGTGTTGCCAATTTTGCAATGGCACAAGCACCCCAATGATTATGTGAGCAGGGAAGCAGGAAGGCTCTACTTCACCAGTTTAAGGACGTACTGGCAGGAACACATTGATCTGGGGGTTGAAGAGAAGATAGATACTAGTGCTGCTTTGAAACGTGCCTTCAAACGATTGGACAATGACATCTCGCTGGAGGCTCAGATCGGCGCTGGCAATCCGTTCACCAATTACACAGCACTCCGGGTAGCCCTGTCTGGATCCACAGCTTGCATTGCACACATTAATGGCACAGACTTGCACGTGGCAAATGTTGGTGATAGCAGGGCAGTACTGGGAGTCCAGAACCTGGATGGCTCTTGGTCGGCTGTGACACTGAGCACTGATCATAATGCGCAGAACCTTGACGAAATGGAGAGGGTGCGGTCGGAGCACCCCCCGTGGGAGGAGAAGACGGTAGTCCGGCACGATCGCCTGCTGGGCCTCCTGATGCCTTTTAGGGCGTTTGGAGACATGAAGTTCAAGTGGAGCATCGAGCTCCAGAAGAGAGTGCTGGAGAGCCGGCCAGAGCTGCTGACAGCCGATGAATTCTCGAAAAGCTTCCCTGCCAATTACCACACTCCGCCTTATCTGACTGCCGAGCCCGAAGTCAGTCATTACAAGCTGCGGCCCCAAGACAAGTTTCTGATCCTGGCCACTGATGGCCTATGGGATGTCATGCACCGGCAAAATGTGGTGCAGATCGTAGGGGAGCACCTCACCAGCTTACGCTCACAGCAGCCCATCTCTGCCAGTGGTTACAAGGTAACAGTGGGTCAGATGCACAGCCTGCTGCTGGAGAGGAAAGCCCGTGTGTCCTCTGCTTTCACAGACCAGAACTCAGCCACCCACTTGATCCGCCATGCACTGGGCAGCAACGAGTTTGGGAGTATCGAGCACGGCCGCCTGTCCAGAATGCTCAGCTTGCCCGAGGATCTGGCCAGAATGTATAGGGATGATATGACAGTGGTGGTGGTGCAGCTGAATTCGCGTCTCATCGGGGCGTATGAAAAAGCTGAAGCCAGTGCCAACTGA